From a region of the Panicum virgatum strain AP13 chromosome 2K, P.virgatum_v5, whole genome shotgun sequence genome:
- the LOC120695374 gene encoding probable BOI-related E3 ubiquitin-protein ligase 3 — protein sequence MGAECLAWMGVARSHEAVVAGLRATLDQVLLRPPTSCAAGDGGGAEDARSCCFEAPRAPAAGDGPSSPPSCRSCGGGEARAEDARSCCFEAPRAPAAGDGASSPPSCRSCGGGEARVLLLPCRHLCLCRACEAGADACPVCAAAKNASLLVLVS from the exons ATGGGCGCCGAGTGCCTGGCGTGGATGGGCGTCGCCAGGAGCCACGAGGCCGTCGTCGCGGGCCTCCGCGCCACGCTCGACCAGGTCCTCCTCCGGCCGCCCACCAGCTGCGCCGCGGGCGACGGTGGCGGGGCCGAGGACGCGCGGTCATGCTGCTTCGaggcgccgcgggcgccggccgcgggcgACGGTCCTTCGTCGCCACCGTCGTGCaggtcctgcggcggcggcgaggcgcgc GCCGAGGACGCGCGGTCGTGCTGCTTCGaggcgccgcgggcgccggccgcgggcgACGGCGCTTCGTCGCCACCGTCGTGCaggtcctgcggcggcggcgaggcgcgcgtgctgctgctcccgtgccGGCACCTGTGCCTGTGCCGCGCGTGCGAGGCCGGCGCGGACGCGTGCCCCGTCTGCGCGGCGGCCAAGAACGCCTCGCTCCTTGTCCTGGTCTCCTGA